A single Mixta calida DNA region contains:
- the aroE gene encoding shikimate dehydrogenase — translation MDNFVVIGHPIAHSKSPLIHRCFAEQTGIEHRYGTLLAPLDGFTQCVRHFLELGGKGANVTLPFKQQAYELADELTERAALAGAVNTLHKRQDGSLLGDNTDGIGLLSDLQRLSLIRPNDRILLIGAGGAARGVILPLLSLGCALTVTNRTPERASELARAFAHTGEITALSLAALTKERFDLVINATSSGVSGDIPAIPTSLISADTRCYDMFYQHGSTPFLRWCQHSGATAMADGLGMLVGQAAHAFLLWHGVLPDVTPVISRLQQELAK, via the coding sequence ATCACCGTTGATTCATCGCTGCTTTGCTGAGCAAACAGGTATTGAACATCGTTATGGCACGCTATTAGCGCCTCTTGATGGCTTTACCCAATGCGTTCGACATTTTCTGGAGCTGGGAGGGAAAGGCGCCAACGTAACGCTGCCTTTTAAACAGCAGGCATATGAGCTGGCGGACGAATTAACGGAGCGGGCTGCGTTAGCTGGCGCCGTCAATACGTTACACAAACGTCAGGATGGCAGTCTGTTGGGCGATAACACCGACGGCATAGGCCTGCTCAGCGATCTGCAGAGGCTTTCGCTTATCAGGCCGAACGACAGGATACTGCTGATTGGCGCCGGCGGCGCGGCGCGCGGGGTGATCCTGCCTTTGCTTTCTCTTGGTTGCGCATTAACGGTAACTAACCGCACGCCAGAGCGGGCTAGCGAACTTGCCCGGGCGTTTGCTCATACGGGTGAAATTACAGCTTTATCGTTGGCGGCGTTGACGAAGGAACGTTTTGACTTGGTTATCAACGCGACTTCAAGCGGCGTAAGCGGAGATATCCCTGCCATTCCAACTTCTTTAATCAGTGCCGATACGCGTTGCTACGATATGTTCTATCAACATGGATCTACGCCTTTTTTACGCTGGTGTCAGCATTCTGGCGCGACGGCAATGGCGGATGGACTTGGCATGCTGGTGGGACAGGCGGCGCACGCTTTCTTGCTTTGGCATGGTGTTCTGCCTGACGTAACGCCGGTAATCAGCCGTTTGCAGCAGGAATTGGCGAAGTGA
- a CDS encoding DUF1488 family protein: MNQAIQFPDRENWDEAQQAICFPAMVNGFQLTCAITVKELRQRFLEEGEPLEIFRRHRWDLEDQAQSLIEDQQEDSQGWVWLS; the protein is encoded by the coding sequence GTGAATCAGGCGATACAGTTTCCTGACAGAGAAAACTGGGATGAGGCGCAGCAGGCAATCTGTTTTCCTGCGATGGTTAACGGCTTTCAGCTTACCTGTGCGATTACAGTGAAAGAACTACGCCAGCGGTTCCTGGAGGAAGGGGAACCGCTGGAAATCTTTCGTCGTCACCGCTGGGATTTGGAGGATCAGGCGCAAAGTCTGATTGAAGACCAACAGGAAGATAGTCAGGGCTGGGTTTGGCTCTCCTGA
- a CDS encoding gamma carbonic anhydrase family protein yields MSAVLRPFKQTFPHTGERVMVDATSVVIGDVTLGDDVSVWPLVAIRGDVNKVVIGKRSNIQDGSVLHVTHKSASQPDGFPLIIGEEVTVGHKAMLHGCTIGNRVLVGMGSILLDGVIVEDDVMIGAGSLVPPGKRLEKGYLYLGSPVKQIRPLNEKELEGLRYSANNYVRWKDDYLAQESQTQP; encoded by the coding sequence ATGTCTGCAGTTTTACGCCCATTTAAACAAACTTTTCCGCACACGGGTGAGCGGGTCATGGTTGATGCCACCAGCGTAGTGATCGGCGACGTGACGCTGGGGGATGATGTCAGCGTCTGGCCGCTGGTTGCGATACGCGGCGACGTAAATAAAGTCGTGATTGGCAAACGCAGCAACATTCAGGACGGCAGCGTTCTTCATGTCACCCATAAATCAGCCAGTCAGCCAGATGGCTTCCCGCTGATTATCGGCGAAGAGGTGACTGTCGGGCATAAAGCCATGCTGCATGGCTGCACGATAGGCAACCGCGTACTGGTGGGGATGGGTTCTATTCTGCTCGATGGGGTTATAGTAGAAGATGATGTAATGATTGGCGCTGGCAGCCTGGTGCCGCCCGGGAAGCGTCTGGAAAAAGGTTACCTCTATCTTGGCAGCCCGGTGAAACAGATTCGCCCTCTTAATGAGAAAGAGCTTGAAGGGCTGCGCTACTCGGCCAACAATTACGTCCGCTGGAAAGATGATTATCTGGCTCAGGAGAGCCAAACCCAGCCCTGA
- a CDS encoding amino acid ABC transporter ATP-binding protein, which produces MTSIINSSNAMITLENVNKWYGQFHVLKNINLTVKPRERIVLCGPSGSGKSTTIRCINHLEEHQQGRIVVDGIHLNDDLRNIEKVRTEVGMVFQHFNLFPHLTVLQNCTLAPIWVRKTAKKQAEELAMHYLERVRIAEHAHKFPGQLSGGQQQRVAIARSLCMKPKIMLFDEPTSALDPEMVKEVLDTMIGLAEDGMTMLCVTHEMGFARTVADRVIFMDRGEIVEEAPPQEFFAHPKSERTRMFLSQVIH; this is translated from the coding sequence ATGACCTCTATAATTAATTCTTCTAACGCCATGATTACGCTGGAAAACGTTAATAAGTGGTATGGGCAGTTTCATGTACTGAAAAATATCAACCTGACGGTGAAGCCGCGTGAACGCATCGTGCTGTGCGGGCCATCCGGCTCAGGTAAATCCACCACCATACGCTGCATCAATCACCTGGAAGAACATCAGCAGGGTCGTATTGTCGTTGACGGTATTCACCTGAATGATGACTTACGCAATATAGAGAAAGTACGTACTGAGGTGGGGATGGTTTTCCAGCACTTTAATCTATTCCCGCATTTGACTGTCTTGCAGAACTGTACGCTGGCGCCGATCTGGGTACGTAAAACCGCAAAGAAACAGGCGGAAGAGTTGGCGATGCATTACCTGGAGCGCGTACGCATCGCCGAACATGCTCATAAGTTTCCCGGCCAGCTTTCCGGTGGCCAGCAGCAACGCGTGGCTATCGCCCGCTCACTCTGTATGAAGCCGAAGATTATGCTGTTCGATGAGCCGACCTCGGCGCTCGATCCAGAGATGGTAAAAGAGGTGTTGGATACCATGATTGGTCTGGCGGAAGATGGTATGACAATGCTTTGCGTCACCCATGAAATGGGATTCGCGCGTACTGTTGCCGATCGGGTGATATTTATGGATCGCGGGGAGATTGTGGAAGAGGCGCCGCCACAAGAATTTTTCGCTCATCCGAAGTCAGAGCGTACACGCATGTTTTTATCTCAGGTCATTCACTAA
- a CDS encoding amino acid ABC transporter permease has product MTVTTHDTPPVSTNAVMRASAWARKNLFSSWFNSLLTLLCLWLAWQVIPPALNWLIFQANWFGESRADCTKEGACWVFVHARFGQFMYGLYPHELRWRINMTLVVGLLSLVPMFISRLRQRGRYIAVWAVAFPLFVWLMLYGGIFGLERVETRQWGGLTLTLIIAAVGIAGALPLGILLALGRRSTMPVVRALSVIFIEFWRGVPLITVLFMSSVMLPLFMAEGTSIDKLVRALVGVILFQSAYVAEVVRGGLQALPKGQTEAAESLALGYWKTQLLVILPQALKLTIPGLVNTIIALFKDTSLVIIIGLFDLFSSVQQATVDPAWLGMSTEGYVFAAMIYWIFCFSMSRYSQYLEKRFHTGRKPH; this is encoded by the coding sequence ATGACGGTGACAACACATGATACGCCCCCAGTTTCAACGAACGCAGTGATGCGCGCGTCTGCCTGGGCGCGTAAGAATCTTTTTTCCAGTTGGTTTAATTCTTTGCTGACATTGCTCTGCCTGTGGCTGGCCTGGCAGGTTATTCCGCCAGCATTGAACTGGCTCATCTTCCAGGCGAACTGGTTTGGCGAAAGCCGGGCTGACTGCACCAAAGAGGGCGCTTGCTGGGTATTCGTTCATGCGCGTTTCGGCCAGTTTATGTACGGACTCTATCCGCATGAACTTCGCTGGCGCATCAATATGACGCTGGTTGTCGGCCTGCTTTCATTAGTGCCGATGTTTATCAGCCGCCTGCGGCAGCGCGGCCGCTATATCGCTGTCTGGGCCGTGGCGTTTCCACTTTTTGTCTGGCTGATGCTGTATGGCGGCATTTTTGGGCTTGAGCGTGTGGAGACCCGTCAGTGGGGCGGTTTAACCCTGACGCTGATTATCGCAGCAGTGGGTATCGCCGGCGCGCTGCCGCTGGGTATTCTGCTGGCGCTGGGGCGGCGTTCTACCATGCCGGTGGTGCGGGCGCTCTCGGTGATTTTTATTGAGTTTTGGCGCGGCGTGCCGCTGATTACCGTGCTGTTTATGTCATCGGTAATGCTTCCGCTGTTTATGGCAGAGGGTACCAGTATCGATAAGCTGGTGCGGGCGCTGGTCGGCGTTATCCTGTTCCAGTCAGCCTACGTTGCGGAAGTTGTGCGAGGCGGATTGCAGGCGCTGCCGAAAGGACAGACGGAAGCGGCCGAGTCACTGGCGCTGGGCTACTGGAAAACACAGCTGTTGGTAATCCTGCCACAGGCGCTAAAGCTGACGATCCCTGGACTGGTTAATACCATTATCGCGCTGTTTAAAGATACCAGCCTGGTGATCATTATCGGCCTGTTCGATCTTTTTAGCAGCGTGCAGCAGGCTACCGTCGATCCCGCCTGGCTCGGCATGTCGACGGAAGGCTATGTCTTCGCCGCCATGATCTATTGGATCTTCTGTTTCAGCATGTCGCGCTACAGCCAGTACCTGGAGAAGCGTTTTCACACCGGGCGTAAGCCGCATTAA
- a CDS encoding amino acid ABC transporter permease — MSQRPTVKRDFSFSNPAVRAWLYQILAILAVFSVVGYLIHNTVINLASRGITSGFGFLERGAGFGIVQHLIDYTDGDTYARVFLVGLTNTLLVSALCIVFASVLGFFIGLARLSDNWLLRKISAVYIEIFRNIPPLLQIFFWYFAVLRNLPGPRQALSAFDLAFISNRGLYIPWPEYTVGTWPFVIALLLAIGASVALFRYNRNYQLKTGRLRRTWPAALAMLVIFPFIAHLLFGAAMHWDVPTLRGFNFRGGFALIPELAALTLALSIYTSSFIAEVIRSGIQSVPYGQHEAAMSLGLPNPVTLRQVIIPQAMRVIIPPLTSQYLNIVKNSSLAAAIGYPDMVSLFAGTVLNQTGQAIETIAMTMAVYLTISLLISLLMNIYNRKIALVER, encoded by the coding sequence ATGTCTCAACGCCCAACCGTGAAAAGGGATTTTTCATTCTCTAATCCTGCGGTTCGCGCCTGGCTTTACCAGATCCTCGCGATTCTTGCGGTCTTCTCCGTAGTGGGATATCTCATCCACAATACGGTTATTAATCTGGCGAGCCGGGGTATTACTTCCGGCTTCGGCTTTTTAGAACGCGGCGCCGGTTTCGGCATCGTACAGCATTTGATCGACTACACCGACGGCGATACCTACGCGCGCGTTTTTCTGGTGGGCTTAACCAATACCCTGCTGGTTTCCGCCCTCTGTATTGTGTTTGCGTCGGTTCTGGGCTTTTTCATCGGGCTGGCGCGCCTGTCGGACAACTGGCTGCTGCGCAAAATCTCTGCGGTCTATATCGAAATCTTCCGCAATATTCCGCCGCTGCTGCAAATCTTTTTCTGGTACTTCGCTGTCCTGCGTAATCTGCCAGGTCCGCGTCAGGCATTAAGCGCATTTGACCTGGCGTTTATCAGCAATCGCGGCCTTTATATCCCCTGGCCGGAATATACCGTTGGCACCTGGCCGTTTGTTATCGCGCTGCTGCTGGCCATCGGCGCATCCGTGGCGCTGTTCCGCTACAACCGTAACTATCAACTGAAAACGGGCCGCCTGCGCCGTACCTGGCCCGCTGCGCTGGCGATGCTGGTTATCTTTCCTTTTATCGCGCATTTGCTGTTCGGCGCAGCGATGCACTGGGACGTCCCCACGCTGCGTGGCTTCAACTTCCGCGGCGGCTTCGCCCTGATCCCGGAATTGGCCGCGCTGACATTGGCGCTTTCTATCTACACCTCTTCGTTTATTGCGGAGGTGATTCGTTCCGGCATTCAGTCCGTACCCTATGGGCAACATGAAGCGGCGATGTCGCTGGGCCTGCCGAACCCGGTGACGCTGCGGCAGGTGATCATTCCACAGGCAATGCGGGTCATTATTCCGCCGCTCACCAGTCAGTATCTGAATATCGTTAAAAACTCATCGCTGGCGGCCGCCATCGGCTATCCCGATATGGTTTCGCTTTTTGCCGGCACGGTGCTGAACCAGACCGGTCAGGCGATTGAAACCATTGCCATGACCATGGCGGTATACCTGACGATCAGCCTGTTGATTTCTCTGCTGATGAATATCTACAACCGCAAAATCGCCCTGGTCGAGCGTTAA
- a CDS encoding amino acid ABC transporter substrate-binding protein — translation MNKKMLSALVTAASLFAVANQAHAGATLDAIKKKGFVQCGISDGLPGFSYADANGKFTGLDVDVCRATAAAVFGDATKVKYTPLTAKERFTALQSGEVDLLSRNTTWTSSRDGGMGFLFAGVNYYDGIGFLTHNKAGLKSAKELDGATVCIQAGTDTELNVADYFKANKMQYTPVTFDRSDESAKALDSGRCDTLASDQSQLYALRIKLGKPDEFIVLPEVISKEPLGPLVRRGDDDWFTIVKWSFYAMLNAEEMGINSRNVDQMAAKPTTPDMAHLLGAEGDFGKDLKLDNKWAYNIIKQVGNYQESFDRNVGKDSQLKIARGQNALWKDGGIQYAPPVR, via the coding sequence ATGAATAAAAAGATGCTTTCCGCTCTGGTTACCGCCGCGTCGCTGTTTGCCGTGGCTAATCAGGCCCATGCCGGCGCGACGCTGGATGCCATCAAGAAGAAAGGTTTCGTTCAGTGCGGCATCAGCGACGGCCTGCCGGGCTTTTCCTATGCGGACGCCAACGGCAAATTCACCGGACTGGATGTTGACGTCTGCCGGGCTACCGCCGCCGCCGTCTTTGGCGACGCCACTAAGGTGAAATATACCCCGCTGACCGCCAAAGAGCGCTTTACCGCCCTGCAGTCCGGCGAAGTTGATTTGCTGTCGCGCAACACGACCTGGACTTCATCCCGCGACGGCGGCATGGGCTTTTTATTCGCTGGCGTCAATTATTACGACGGCATCGGCTTTCTTACCCATAACAAGGCCGGGCTGAAAAGCGCAAAAGAGTTGGATGGCGCGACGGTCTGTATTCAGGCTGGCACCGATACCGAACTCAACGTGGCGGACTATTTCAAAGCCAATAAGATGCAGTACACGCCGGTAACCTTTGACCGTTCTGATGAATCAGCGAAAGCGCTGGACAGCGGCCGCTGCGATACGCTCGCCTCTGACCAGTCGCAGCTTTATGCGCTGCGCATCAAACTCGGCAAGCCAGACGAGTTCATTGTGCTGCCGGAAGTGATTTCTAAAGAGCCGCTGGGGCCGCTGGTGCGCCGTGGCGATGATGATTGGTTCACGATTGTGAAATGGTCGTTCTACGCGATGCTGAATGCGGAAGAGATGGGCATAAATTCGAGAAACGTCGATCAGATGGCCGCTAAGCCCACCACGCCGGATATGGCGCACCTGCTGGGCGCGGAAGGCGATTTTGGCAAGGATCTGAAACTCGACAATAAATGGGCTTATAACATTATCAAACAGGTCGGCAACTATCAGGAGAGTTTCGATCGCAACGTGGGGAAAGATAGCCAGCTGAAAATTGCTCGTGGCCAGAACGCGCTCTGGAAAGATGGTGGTATCCAGTACGCGCCGCCGGTACGTTAA
- the lpxP gene encoding kdo(2)-lipid IV(A) palmitoleoyltransferase produces MKSSTSFTFDLLHPRYWLNWFGLGVLFLLVQLPFPLIERLGVWMGRTSMRFLPRRVRITRRNLELCFPDLPSCELEQRIVHNFESLGMGLMETGMAWFWPDSRVKRWFTVNGLHNLKTAQQNKRGALIIGVHFMSLELGGRTMGLCQPMMAMYRPHNSKLMEWVQTKGRTRSNKAMIDRRDLRGMVKALKQGEAVWFAPDQDYGPKGSVFAPLFAVPQAATTSGTFMLARLARPAMITVVLIRKERGQGYELVIQPQLEDYPLDDEQAAAAYMNKVIEKEILRAPSQYLWLHRRFKTRPIGAASLY; encoded by the coding sequence ATGAAATCATCTACATCCTTCACCTTTGATCTGTTGCATCCGCGCTACTGGCTGAACTGGTTCGGTCTGGGCGTTCTTTTTCTACTGGTTCAGCTCCCCTTTCCGCTGATTGAACGACTGGGCGTCTGGATGGGCCGGACTTCAATGCGCTTTCTACCAAGGCGTGTGCGCATTACGCGTCGCAACCTGGAGCTCTGTTTCCCCGATCTGCCGTCCTGCGAGCTGGAACAGCGTATTGTGCACAACTTTGAATCGCTGGGTATGGGCCTGATGGAAACCGGGATGGCCTGGTTCTGGCCCGATAGCCGCGTGAAACGCTGGTTTACGGTGAATGGTCTGCACAACCTGAAAACGGCGCAGCAAAATAAGCGCGGCGCGCTAATTATCGGCGTGCACTTCATGTCGCTGGAGCTGGGCGGACGTACGATGGGGCTTTGTCAGCCGATGATGGCGATGTATCGCCCTCATAACAGCAAACTGATGGAGTGGGTGCAGACTAAAGGCCGCACCCGTTCGAATAAAGCGATGATTGACCGTCGCGATCTGCGCGGCATGGTGAAAGCCCTGAAACAGGGCGAAGCGGTATGGTTCGCGCCGGATCAGGATTACGGTCCGAAAGGCAGCGTGTTCGCGCCGTTGTTCGCTGTGCCGCAGGCCGCGACCACCAGCGGCACCTTTATGCTGGCTCGCCTGGCGCGCCCGGCAATGATTACCGTCGTTCTGATCCGTAAAGAACGCGGACAGGGATATGAACTGGTGATCCAGCCTCAGCTGGAAGATTACCCACTGGATGATGAGCAGGCTGCCGCCGCCTATATGAATAAAGTCATCGAGAAAGAAATTTTACGCGCACCAAGCCAGTATCTCTGGCTGCACCGCCGCTTTAAAACGCGCCCGATCGGCGCCGCCTCGCTCTACTAG
- the fis gene encoding DNA-binding transcriptional regulator Fis has protein sequence MFEQRVNSDVLTVSTVNSQDQVTQKPLRDSVKQALKNYFAQLNGQDVNDLYELVLAEVEQPLLDMVMQYTRGNQTRAALMMGINRGTLRKKLKKYGMN, from the coding sequence ATGTTCGAACAACGCGTAAATTCTGACGTACTGACCGTTTCTACCGTTAACTCACAGGATCAGGTAACGCAAAAGCCGCTGCGTGATTCGGTAAAACAGGCACTGAAGAACTATTTTGCTCAATTGAATGGTCAGGATGTTAATGATCTGTATGAGCTGGTACTGGCTGAAGTAGAGCAGCCTCTGTTGGACATGGTGATGCAATATACCCGTGGCAACCAGACCCGTGCAGCCCTGATGATGGGCATTAACCGCGGTACGCTGCGTAAGAAACTGAAAAAATACGGCATGAATTAA
- the dusB gene encoding tRNA dihydrouridine synthase DusB has protein sequence MRIGQHQLRNQLIAAPMAGITDRPFRTLCYQMGAGMTVSEMMSSNPEVWASDKSRLRMVHSDEPGIRTVQIAGCDPDDMAEAARINVASGAQVIDINMGCPAKKVNRKMAGSALLQYPDVVKSILTAVVNAVEVPVTLKIRTGWDTENRNCTEIAQLAERCGIQALTIHGRTRACLFNGNAEYDSIRTVKQNVSIPVIANGDITDPHKARAVLDYTGADALMIGRAAQGRPWIFREIQHYLDTGELLPPMPLAEVKRLLIGHIRELHDFYGHGKGYRIARKHVSWYLQEHAPNDQFRRTFNAIEDASEQLEALEAYFEKLA, from the coding sequence ATGCGCATTGGACAACACCAGCTCCGTAATCAATTGATAGCCGCTCCGATGGCCGGTATTACCGACAGGCCTTTCAGAACGCTCTGTTATCAGATGGGAGCCGGGATGACCGTTTCCGAGATGATGTCGTCAAACCCGGAAGTTTGGGCCAGCGATAAGTCTCGTTTGCGTATGGTACACAGTGACGAGCCCGGAATTCGCACCGTGCAGATTGCCGGTTGCGATCCTGATGATATGGCCGAAGCGGCGCGGATTAATGTGGCATCCGGCGCACAGGTTATTGATATCAATATGGGCTGCCCGGCTAAGAAGGTGAATCGTAAGATGGCTGGCTCCGCGCTGCTGCAATATCCTGACGTGGTAAAGAGTATTCTTACCGCCGTGGTAAATGCCGTAGAGGTGCCGGTGACCTTAAAGATCCGTACCGGCTGGGATACAGAAAATCGTAATTGCACTGAAATTGCCCAATTGGCTGAACGTTGTGGTATTCAGGCCCTGACCATTCATGGACGTACTCGCGCCTGTTTGTTCAACGGTAACGCTGAATACGACAGCATTCGGACAGTTAAGCAGAACGTTTCCATTCCGGTTATCGCGAACGGAGACATTACTGACCCGCACAAGGCCAGGGCGGTGCTCGACTATACGGGGGCTGATGCCCTGATGATAGGCCGTGCCGCTCAGGGAAGACCGTGGATCTTCCGGGAAATCCAGCATTATCTGGACACTGGGGAGTTGCTCCCACCCATGCCGTTGGCAGAAGTGAAGCGCTTGCTAATCGGGCATATACGGGAACTGCACGACTTTTACGGTCACGGCAAAGGATACCGTATTGCGCGAAAACACGTCTCCTGGTATCTCCAGGAGCATGCCCCAAACGACCAGTTTCGGCGCACATTCAACGCCATTGAGGATGCCAGCGAACAGCTGGAGGCGTTGGAGGCATACTTCGAAAAACTTGCGTAA
- a CDS encoding carbonic anhydrase produces MKKTSTALLALALTWMTPALAGIQWSYEGKASPEHWGELSERWQTCNKGMYQSPVNIQHPINGNLPPLQLSFHPHAKSIVNNGHTVQIEVEDDDDFLLDDQRWTLRQFHFHAPSENHINGQSFPLEIHFVHENANGELAVVAVMVVAGDDNPALDMILSSLPPKQHQVQALQQKLQLTHLYPEDRHYYRFSGSLTTPPCSEGVIWLVMKQQVEASPAQLTQFTKALIHANNRPLQPLNGRQIVN; encoded by the coding sequence ATGAAAAAAACCTCAACGGCGTTATTGGCGCTGGCGCTAACCTGGATGACGCCCGCGCTGGCGGGAATTCAATGGTCCTATGAAGGCAAAGCATCGCCGGAACACTGGGGCGAACTCAGTGAGCGCTGGCAGACCTGCAATAAAGGTATGTATCAGTCGCCTGTCAATATCCAACATCCCATAAACGGCAACCTGCCGCCGCTTCAGCTCAGCTTTCATCCCCATGCGAAATCCATCGTCAACAATGGCCATACGGTGCAGATTGAAGTGGAGGATGACGATGATTTCCTGCTGGACGATCAGCGCTGGACGCTCAGGCAGTTCCATTTTCACGCTCCCAGCGAAAATCATATCAATGGGCAAAGCTTTCCGCTGGAGATCCATTTTGTGCATGAGAACGCTAACGGTGAGCTGGCCGTGGTTGCCGTGATGGTGGTTGCTGGCGACGATAACCCTGCACTGGACATGATTCTGAGCTCGCTGCCGCCGAAGCAGCATCAAGTGCAGGCGTTGCAGCAGAAATTGCAGTTAACGCATCTTTATCCTGAGGACAGGCACTATTATCGTTTTAGCGGTTCGCTGACCACGCCGCCCTGCAGCGAAGGCGTCATTTGGCTGGTGATGAAGCAGCAGGTAGAGGCCTCACCAGCGCAGTTGACGCAGTTTACCAAGGCGCTCATTCATGCCAATAATCGTCCATTACAGCCGCTTAATGGGCGGCAAATAGTGAACTGA
- the prmA gene encoding 50S ribosomal protein L11 methyltransferase, with translation MPWIQIKINTTGADAEALGDLLMEQGAVSVTFQDTHDTPVFEPLPGETRLWGDTDAIGLFDAETDMAEVVSLLEQDPLLGPGFRHKIEQIEDKDWEREWMENFHPMRFGQRLWICPSWRDVPEPDAVNVMLDPGLAFGTGTHPTTALCLSWLDGLDLQGKTVIDFGCGSGILAIAALKLGAAQAIGIDIDPQAIQASRDNAERNGVSDRLSLYLPHEQPADLSADVVVANILAGPLRELAPLISVLPKSGGYLGLSGILASQAESVCEAYEERFTLDPVAEKEEWCRITGVRR, from the coding sequence ATGCCCTGGATACAAATTAAGATCAACACTACCGGCGCGGATGCGGAAGCGCTGGGTGACCTGTTAATGGAACAGGGTGCCGTGTCGGTGACCTTCCAGGATACGCATGACACGCCGGTATTCGAGCCGCTGCCAGGCGAAACGCGTCTGTGGGGCGATACTGACGCTATCGGCCTGTTTGATGCCGAAACGGATATGGCGGAAGTGGTCAGCCTGCTGGAGCAGGATCCGCTGTTAGGTCCAGGCTTCCGCCATAAGATCGAGCAGATCGAAGATAAAGACTGGGAGCGCGAATGGATGGAGAACTTTCATCCTATGCGCTTCGGTCAGCGTTTGTGGATCTGCCCCAGCTGGCGCGACGTGCCCGAACCGGATGCGGTGAATGTGATGCTCGATCCGGGTCTGGCCTTCGGCACCGGCACGCACCCGACCACGGCGCTCTGCCTGAGCTGGCTGGACGGGCTCGATCTGCAAGGTAAAACCGTTATCGATTTCGGCTGCGGCTCCGGCATTCTGGCGATCGCGGCGCTGAAGCTCGGCGCGGCGCAGGCTATCGGTATCGATATCGATCCGCAGGCTATTCAGGCCAGTCGCGATAATGCCGAGCGCAACGGCGTCTCCGATCGTCTGTCGCTTTATCTGCCCCACGAGCAGCCGGCCGATCTCAGCGCCGACGTGGTAGTGGCGAACATTCTCGCCGGACCGCTGCGTGAGCTGGCGCCGTTGATTAGCGTGCTGCCTAAATCCGGCGGCTATCTCGGTCTGTCAGGTATTCTCGCCAGCCAGGCGGAAAGCGTGTGTGAAGCCTATGAAGAACGCTTCACGCTCGATCCGGTAGCGGAAAAAGAGGAATGGTGCCGTATTACCGGCGTCCGCCGCTAA